One window of Melospiza georgiana isolate bMelGeo1 chromosome 11, bMelGeo1.pri, whole genome shotgun sequence genomic DNA carries:
- the LOC131087988 gene encoding histone-lysine N-methyltransferase SETMAR — translation MAELSGGSEAVAVALWPPGEAPPAFQYSPESVAGADGQLDPAEVTFPGCPCRSRSCAAPACPCLSRGHSYSSQGLLLAQQQQQEQEQPFSRPVFECNSLCCCGEGCQNRVVQRGLRLRLQVFRTRRKGWGVRALQPIPAGSFVCEYAGEVLGFAEARRRSQAQSPQEPNYIIAVREHLHDGRVMETFVDPTRVGNVGRFLNHSCEPNLFMVPVRVDSMVPKLALFAAADIAAGEELTYDYSGRFRNFPGASREHKAPEEENSLRKPCYCGSRTCASFLPWDSSLFSTPASSP, via the exons ATGGCGGAGCTGAGCGGCGGCAGCGAGGCCGTGGCCGTGGCGCTGTGGCCGCCCGGGGAGGCCCCGCCGGCCTTCCAG taCAGCCCCGAGAGCGTGGCCGGAGCGGACGGACAGCTGGACCCCGCCGAGGTGACGTTCCCGGGCTGCCCCTGCCGCAGCCGCTCCTGCGCGGCGCCCGCCTGCCCCTGCCTGAGCCGCGGGCACAGCTACAGCAGCCaggggctcctgctggcccagcagcagcagcaggagcaggagcagcccttcTCCAGGCCCGTGTTTGAGTGcaacagcctgtgctgctgcggGGAGGGCTGCCAGAACCGCGTGGTGCAGCGGGGGCTGCGGCTGCGCCTGCAGGTGTTCCGCACGCGGCGCAAGGGCTGGGGCGTGCGGGCGCTGCAGCCCATCCCCGCGGGCAGCTTCGTGTGCGAGTACgctggggaggtgctgggcTTTGCCGAGGCCCGGAGGAGAAGCCAGGCCCAGAGCCCGCAGGAGCCAAACTACATCATAGCCGTGAGGGAGCACCTGCACGACGGGCGCGTCATGGAGACCTTCGTGGATCCCACGCGCGTCGGGAACGTGGGCAGGTTCCTGAACCACTCCTGTGAGCCCAACCTCTTCATGGTGCCCGTCAGAGTTGACTCCATGGTGCCCAAACTGGCGCTTTTTGCAGCTGCTGATATTGCTGCTGGAGAGGAACTCACGTATGATTACTCTGGAAGATTCCGGAATTTCCCAGGAGCTAGCAGAGAACACAAAGCTCCGGAGGAGGAGAACAGCCTGAGGAAACCTTGCTACTGTGGCTCCCGCACGTGTGCTTCCTTCTTACCTTGGGACAGCTCCCTCTTTTCCACACCAGCGAGTTCTCCATAG